A region from the Lolium perenne isolate Kyuss_39 chromosome 4, Kyuss_2.0, whole genome shotgun sequence genome encodes:
- the LOC127332486 gene encoding uncharacterized protein, with protein MEGLTESEIAGFAVGAFLLGASIAAQRVDGFIATSQRRSLNMCKRCGDLRMVACSQCKGVGSVRKGGTFTFGMLEDIYESLGAETNAADLVACSKCRSKGRLLCPECSKVR; from the exons ATGGAGGGACTGACGGAGAGCGAGATCGCCGGCTTTGCGGTGGGTGCTTTTCTGCTCGGCGCCAGCATCGCCGCGCAAAGGGTCGACGGCTTCATCGCCACTTCGCAGAGAAG GTCTTTAAACATGTGCAAGCGCTGCGGTGATCTTCGCATGGTAGCATGCTCACAATGCAAAGGAGTAGGTTCTGTTAGGAAAGGTGGAACCTTCACATTTGGCATGCTGGAGGATATCTACGAATCACTTGGAGCTGAAACAAACGCAGCTGATTTGGTCGCTTGCTCAAAGTGTCGTTCTAAAGGCCGCCTCCTGTGTCCAGAGTGCTCCAAAGTCAGATGA